ATGTTGCTGAAATTAACGGTGAATTACGTAATCGGCAGTATCACGTTGAGCAACTGTTAGCGATGAATGTGAGCGACGTAAAATTCACACCGTTTAAATATCAACTTACGCCTTCGCTGCCGGTGAAAAAAGATGGCCCGGCTAAATCAATGATCGTTATTCTGGCCGCATTACTGGGTGGAATGGTGGCGTGTGGTGGCGTTCTGCTGAACTATGCCATGGTGTCGCGTAAGCAAAAAATGACGTTTATTGATCAGCAACTGGTGTGATGAATTATCGTATGGCGGCAAGCCAGCCGCCTTACGATAACGCGTGTTATTTGCTGCGTCCAAGTGGCACTACTAACGGCGTTCCGGCAACTGGATCGTCGATAATCATACAGCGCAGTCCATAGATTTTTTCAATAAGCTGCGCGGTGACGATCTCCTTCGGTGCACCCTCGGCAATAATTTTTCCATCTCGCAGCGCAATCAGATGCGTCGCATAGCGACAGGCCTGATTCAGGTCGTGCAAAACGGCGGCCAGCGTGTAGCCTTTTTCCCGGTTTAACTCACTCAGCAGTTCCAGCAGATCGATCTGATGACTGATATCCAGCCAGGTGGTGGGTTCATCAAGCAGCATAATCGACGTTTCCTGCGCCAGCACCATCGCAATCCATGCACGTTGACGTTGTCCGCCGGAAAGGGTATCCACACTTTGTGATGCCAGGTGGGTGATACCCGTCGCCTGCATGGCGTTTGAGACCGCAATTTCATCCTCTTGCCGCCAGCGGGTAAACAGCGGCTGGTGCGGATAGCGCCCGCGGGCAACCAGCTCTTGTACCGTAATATCTCCCGGCGTGGTTGCGTTTTGCGCCAGCAAACCTATTCTTCGGGCGACTTCCTTGCTGGCATAGTGTTGAATATGTTCGCCGTCGAGCCAGACCTTGCCGTTCGCGGGCGTCATCAGGCGACTAAGCGTGCGCAGCAATGTCGATTTCCCGCAGCCATTTGGCCCGATAATCGCGGTGAAGTGACCGTCGGGAATCGACACATTGAGGTTTTCCGCCACGGTAAACTTGCCATAACCCAACGTTAACTGGTCGCCACGCAAACGGGCTACTGATTCGGTCATTTTTTGCGGGACTCCTGAATTAACAAGACGATAAGATAAATACCGCCGAGGCTTACGGTGACAACGCCCACCGGAAGCTGATAAGGCATAAACAGCTGTTGGGCGCATAAATCCGCCATCAACAGCAGCAACGCGCCGCACAGCGCTGACAGGGTTAATCCCCAGCGCGATGTGCCGCTTATACGTCGCGCGATATGCGGCGCGACAAGGGCAATAAACGAGATAGGACCCGCCAGCGCGGTGGCGGCAGCGGTCAGTACAACCGCAACCAGCATCATCATCAGACGCGAGCGCTCAACGCTGACACCAAGCGCACAGGCACTGTCATCACCCATTTCCAGTAAGCGCATCCGGCGTACCAGCAATGTGGCGCATACCAGCATGATGATAATCAGCGGGGCAGACGGCCAGGTTTTGGCCCAGGTCAGGCCATTGAGCGATCCAGCGTTCCACAGTCCAGCCGTTAGCGCGGTTTCTAATGATGCTTTCAGCAGTAGCCAGGTGTTGAACGCCACCAGCATGGCGCGTATGCCGATACCAATAATAATTAGCCGGAAGGTGTCGATCCCATTGCGCCAGGCGAGCGCCCAGACCACCAGAGAAGTCAGGATCCCACCGAGCATGGCTGCCAGTGCGATCGCGGTAAGATGCTGTCCGAACAGCACCATTGCCACCAGCACACCGCTCCAGGCCCCGGTATTGAAACCCATCACATCCGGGCTACCCAGCGGGTTACGCATCAGCGACTGAAATATTGCGCCGCTCACGCCGAGCGCTGCGCCAATCAATAGTGCCATGAGCACGCGTGGCAAACGCCATTCGGTCACCACCAGGGTAATACTGCGCGGCGCATCGCCGAGCAGGGCGGCAATAATTTGCTGGGTTTCCAGCGTAACAACGCCGCTACGCAGGCTCCATAAACCAATGACGAGACAACCTGC
This window of the Citrobacter freundii ATCC 8090 = MTCC 1658 = NBRC 12681 genome carries:
- the fepG gene encoding iron-enterobactin ABC transporter permease encodes the protein MMHLSRRLIISSLLLVAGCLVIGLWSLRSGVVTLETQQIIAALLGDAPRSITLVVTEWRLPRVLMALLIGAALGVSGAIFQSLMRNPLGSPDVMGFNTGAWSGVLVAMVLFGQHLTAIALAAMLGGILTSLVVWALAWRNGIDTFRLIIIGIGIRAMLVAFNTWLLLKASLETALTAGLWNAGSLNGLTWAKTWPSAPLIIIMLVCATLLVRRMRLLEMGDDSACALGVSVERSRLMMMLVAVVLTAAATALAGPISFIALVAPHIARRISGTSRWGLTLSALCGALLLLMADLCAQQLFMPYQLPVGVVTVSLGGIYLIVLLIQESRKK
- the fepC gene encoding iron-enterobactin ABC transporter ATP-binding protein, which encodes MTESVARLRGDQLTLGYGKFTVAENLNVSIPDGHFTAIIGPNGCGKSTLLRTLSRLMTPANGKVWLDGEHIQHYASKEVARRIGLLAQNATTPGDITVQELVARGRYPHQPLFTRWRQEDEIAVSNAMQATGITHLASQSVDTLSGGQRQRAWIAMVLAQETSIMLLDEPTTWLDISHQIDLLELLSELNREKGYTLAAVLHDLNQACRYATHLIALRDGKIIAEGAPKEIVTAQLIEKIYGLRCMIIDDPVAGTPLVVPLGRSK